GTTCCGGGCGCGCATCACCGAGAAAGGGTTGCGTATCGAGGCTTCGACCTACCAAATCGCCATCGGCAATGGCCGCCACTATGGCGGCGGTAACGTCGTCGAGGCCTCGGCCTCGATCGATGACGGGCACCTCGACCTCTACAGTCTAGAAATGAGAAACGTCTGGAAGCTGGCCTTGATGCTGCGCTCGTTTCGGGCCGGCACCCATGGCGCCTGGCGCGAGGTCCGCACCGCCCGCTGCATCGAATTCGACGTCGAGACCGACAAGGAGATGGCCGTCAATGCCGACGGCGAGATCGTCACGTCGACGCCGGCGCATTTCAAAGTCCTGCCCAAAGCAATCGCCGTCTTCGCGCCACGCGCGGCACCGTGAACGACAAAGGGCGCCCGAAGGCGCCCGTTGACGTATCGCGACCGAACCGCTCAGCCGTTCGCGGCCTTCTTCGCAGGCGCCTGTTTGCCCTTCTTGAGCAATTCGCTGACCAGGAAAGCCAATTCCACGGCCTGATCGGCATTGAGGCGCGGATCGCAATGGGTGTGATAGCGGTCCTGCAGGTCCTCGTCGCGGACGGCGCGTGCGCCGCCGGTGCATTCGGTGACGTTCTTGCCGGTCATCTCGACATGGATACCGCCCGGATGCGTGCCTTCGGCGTGGTGCACCTCGAAGAAGGTCTGCACCTCCTTCAGAATGCGGTCGAAGGGCCGCGTCTTGTAGCCTGCGGCGGTGATCGTGTTGCCGTGCATCGGGTCGCAGGACCAGACGACCTTGCGGCCTTCCTTCTCGACGGCACGGACGAGCTTGGGCAGGTGTTCGCCGACCTTGTCGTAGCCGAAGCGGGCGATCAGGGTCAGGCGGCCGGGCTCATTTTCCGGATTGAGCAGGTCGATGAGTTGGATCAGGCCGTCCGGCGTCAGCGAGGGACCGCACTTCAACCCCAGCGGATTCTTGATGCCGCGGCAGTATTCGACATGCGCATGGTCGGGCTGGCGGGTACGGTCGCCAATCCAGATCATGTGGCCCGACGTCGCGTACCAGTCGCCCGACGTGGAGTCGACGCGGGTCAGCGCCTCCTCATAGCCGAGGAGCAGCGCCTCGTGGCTGGTGTAGAAATCGGTCTCGCGCAGCGCGTAGTTGGTCTCCGAGGTGATGCCGACGGCGCGCATGAAGTCCATCGTCTCGGTGATGCGGTTGGCGAGCGCCTCATATTTTTCCGACTGCGGGCTGTCGGAGACGAAGCCCAGCATCCAGCGGTGCACGTTCTCGAGCGAGGCATAGCCGCCCTGCGCGAAGGCGCGCAGAAGGTTGAGCGTCGCGGCAGACTGGCGGTAGGCCATCTCCTGGCGCGCCGGGTCGGGGATGCGCGATTTCTCGTCGAAGTCGATGCCGTTTATGATGTCGCCGCGGTAGGACGGCAGCACGACTTCGCCCTTCTTCTCCACGTCGGAAGAGCGCGGCTTGGCGAACTGGCCGGCGATGCGGCCGACTTTCACCACCGGCTGCGAGCCGGCGAAGGTCAGCACCACCGACATCTGCAGGAAGACGCGGAAGAAGTCGCGGATGTTGTCGGCGCCATGCTCGGCGAAGCTCTCGGCGCAATCGCCGCCCTGCAGCAGAAAGCCCCTGCCCTCGGCGACCTCGGCCAACTGCTTCTTCAGCTTGCGCGCCTCACCTGCAAAAACGAGGGGCGGATAGCTTGCGAGGCTCTTTTCCACCGCTTCGAGAGCCGTGAGGTCCGGATAGGACGGGACCTGCTGGATCGGCTTGCCGCGCCAGGAATTCGGAGACCATTTCGCCATTTTCGCACCCAATCACGCTGCGGGACGGCAGCCCGCGCCAGAACCCCGGCTTTCCGGGAAGGCGGTCCTATACAGGACACAGGGCTTTTCTTCCAGAGCCATTCGCCCGGCCGGTCTGTCCTAACGTCAGTGTGGCCGATCCGCCACCTTGGCGCGATGGCGTAAACGCGACGGGAATATTTCATTAGGACAATAGGCGAACCATGTTAGCCTCAAAAGAAAAAGCAAATCAGTCTTTGGGACGGGAACAAGGGTGGGGATGAGGTGAATCGGGTCTTCGGGCCACGATGGGTGTCGGCATCACTGCGGTGGTTCGGCGTCGACAGTGACGCATCTCCGCATCGGACACCCGTATCGGCGATGCGCAGCTTCTGGGGCTTGCTCAGAGCCTACTGGTTCTCGGAATCCTGGAAGGAAGCGTGGGGGTTCACCCTCGTCATCGCCATCCTGACGGGGCTTTCCAGCAAGGCCAGCGTGTGGATGGCCGAGGCCTCCGGCGAACTGATCAACTCCATCGCCTTCTTCCATAGCGACGACAACATCACCCCTTTGCGGTCTCTGCTGATGGCGGCCGGCACGCTGGTCTTCCTGGTCATCCTGAAGGATGCCGGCTTCACCGGGGTCAGACACCTGTTCTCGACCACGCTGCATCGCAAATGGCGCGCCTGGCTCGACCGGCGCTTCAACGACGCTCTGCTCGACGTCAACCACACGCACTATCACCTGCAGAACGGCGACGCCGGGACCGCGCTCGACAATGTCGATCAGCGCGTGCAGGAGGCGGTCAAGGGGATGACCGGCGGCGCGATCGGACTGGCGATGGGCGTCGTCGGCGTGCTGATGTCGGTGTTCTTCGTCGGCCAGAAGCTGATCGAGACCTCGACGTCGGTCACCGGGCTCGACTTCCTCGGCGAATATGGCAGCGCAGCGCTCGCCTTCTGCGCCGTGCTAGTCTACGTGCCGATCAATACCTGGATCGCGTTGAAGCTCGGCGGACTGCTCGAACGCCTGACGATCCGGATGCAACAGGCCGAGGGCAGCTATCGCGGCGCTCTGAATACGCTGTTGCGACGCAGTTTCCACGTCGCGGCGGCCGGTGGCGAAGGCGTCCAGAAAGACATCCACCGCCGGATCTACCGCGACATCGACGGCACCTGGGGCAGCCTCAACAAGGTGCATGCCGGCTACATGTCGTTCGAGCTGATCTATAATTTCGTTGCCGCCCGCATTGTCGCCTACGGACCGGGATTGCTGCCATACATGAACCAGCAGGTCAGTCTGAAGAGCTACGTCACGGGCGCGGAACTGATCAATTCGATGATCCAGCAGTGCTCGTGGTTCATCCATGTGATGCCGGCCATCGCAACGCTCAAGGCCAATTCTCGCCGCATCATCGATCTTGCCGAGGCGATCGAAAACGTGCAGGCGCCGACCGACTATTACCGCCGCACCGGCCGCAGCGAATTCCTGCACCACCGTCAAGAGGCCGCTTTCGGTCTGACCATCCGCAATCTGGAGCTGACGCATCAGGGAAAAGAGACGCCTCCGTTCCTGTCGGCGCCGCTCCTCAACTTCCGTCCCGGCGAATGGACGTTCGTGTCCGGCGAATCCGGCTCCGGCAAGACCTCGCTGATCAAGGCGATCAACGGGTTGTGGCCTTATGGGGCCGGCAGTATCGCACTGCCGGAGGGCGTGCGCACCTTCTACGCCTCGCAGGACATCAGGCTGCCGCCCATCACCCTCAAGCGGCTTGTCTGCCTTCCCGACCCGCCCGACGAATTTCGCGATGCGCAGGTGGCGGCCGCATTGCATGATGCCGGCCTTGGAGCCTTTATCGCCTATCTCGATGAGGAGACGCGAGACGGCCAGCCCTGGGATACGGTGCTGTCGGGCGGCCAGAGGCAGAAGCTGTTCGTCGCGCGCATCCTGCTGCACAAGCCGGGTCTCCTGTTCCTAGACGAAGCCACGGCCGCACTCGACGGCCCGTCGAAGATTGCCTTCCACCAGGCGATCAAGGACCATTGTCCCAACGTTACTGTGATCAGCGTGATGCACGAAGCGGTGCCGCCGCGCTCTGCCTCTGGCGAGAGTTTCTACGATTCGATCGTCACGGTTGCGAACGGCGTGGCCTCCAAGCGGCAGATCGACCCCGTGCTGCCCGAGGGCACCATCCCCTTCCCCGCCAAGCGCCCGCGCAGGCGGCGGCTGGAGAGTATCCGGGTGCCGGCCGAGTAAGGCTGTTTGTTCAAGTCAGAACAATCTTCTTGACTTTGACGTTAACGTCAATGGTAGCTTCCGTTTGTTGATAGGGAGGTGCCGATGACCGCGCATGCCATGCCGCCCACGCCGTCACACACGGTGACGAAGCGCGACATCCGCTTCGACGCTCCGGACGGTTTCGTGCTTGAGGGCACGCTTTTCGAAGGCACCGGAGCCGGTCCGCTGGTCCTGATCTCCTCCGCGACCGCGGTTCCGCGCGGTCTCTATGCGGGCTTCGCCTCCGCGGCGGTCGCGGCCGGCGCACGCGCCGCGCTGGTCTACGACTATCGCGGCACCGGTGGGTCGACCGCGCCCGCCGGCTGGCGGATGAGAATCGGCATGAAGGACTGGGCGCTGCTCGATTTCCCCGCGGCGGCCCGGGCGCTCGACGCTGTCGCGACCGGTCACCCTA
This DNA window, taken from Mesorhizobium sp., encodes the following:
- a CDS encoding ABC transporter ATP-binding protein/permease → MRSFWGLLRAYWFSESWKEAWGFTLVIAILTGLSSKASVWMAEASGELINSIAFFHSDDNITPLRSLLMAAGTLVFLVILKDAGFTGVRHLFSTTLHRKWRAWLDRRFNDALLDVNHTHYHLQNGDAGTALDNVDQRVQEAVKGMTGGAIGLAMGVVGVLMSVFFVGQKLIETSTSVTGLDFLGEYGSAALAFCAVLVYVPINTWIALKLGGLLERLTIRMQQAEGSYRGALNTLLRRSFHVAAAGGEGVQKDIHRRIYRDIDGTWGSLNKVHAGYMSFELIYNFVAARIVAYGPGLLPYMNQQVSLKSYVTGAELINSMIQQCSWFIHVMPAIATLKANSRRIIDLAEAIENVQAPTDYYRRTGRSEFLHHRQEAAFGLTIRNLELTHQGKETPPFLSAPLLNFRPGEWTFVSGESGSGKTSLIKAINGLWPYGAGSIALPEGVRTFYASQDIRLPPITLKRLVCLPDPPDEFRDAQVAAALHDAGLGAFIAYLDEETRDGQPWDTVLSGGQRQKLFVARILLHKPGLLFLDEATAALDGPSKIAFHQAIKDHCPNVTVISVMHEAVPPRSASGESFYDSIVTVANGVASKRQIDPVLPEGTIPFPAKRPRRRRLESIRVPAE
- a CDS encoding class II 3-deoxy-7-phosphoheptulonate synthase, coding for MAKWSPNSWRGKPIQQVPSYPDLTALEAVEKSLASYPPLVFAGEARKLKKQLAEVAEGRGFLLQGGDCAESFAEHGADNIRDFFRVFLQMSVVLTFAGSQPVVKVGRIAGQFAKPRSSDVEKKGEVVLPSYRGDIINGIDFDEKSRIPDPARQEMAYRQSAATLNLLRAFAQGGYASLENVHRWMLGFVSDSPQSEKYEALANRITETMDFMRAVGITSETNYALRETDFYTSHEALLLGYEEALTRVDSTSGDWYATSGHMIWIGDRTRQPDHAHVEYCRGIKNPLGLKCGPSLTPDGLIQLIDLLNPENEPGRLTLIARFGYDKVGEHLPKLVRAVEKEGRKVVWSCDPMHGNTITAAGYKTRPFDRILKEVQTFFEVHHAEGTHPGGIHVEMTGKNVTECTGGARAVRDEDLQDRYHTHCDPRLNADQAVELAFLVSELLKKGKQAPAKKAANG